One Keratinibaculum paraultunense genomic window carries:
- a CDS encoding DUF4367 domain-containing protein — protein sequence MSEIANNIMKEVCQLSFQNELETITKLNMNSIKYQTLSEEQVDQLAIKIGLLPLEYRNILFFRYCFNNPPSKIEKILEIENVIGKLRYIQKMLSAFMGLKNSWIDDNSMKKACEIALIEETKDYDNTLALHKPNYSKSFRRKLKDIKISQKTNSIFMKMVKRVAAFIIVCFLSFSTVLVVNAEVHERFFDWVVVTFPKFSIFIPQNINKDNIDLKSLKINYVPMDFKLVNVNEGNNMLIYNYATENNQRLDVKFFSSSSGVQSYYDTEDAEIEEFIFKESNAYMWQTDEKTKLIWYQDDVECHISANLDKDEVIKVAENILK from the coding sequence GTGTCCGAAATAGCTAACAATATTATGAAAGAGGTATGTCAATTATCTTTTCAGAATGAATTAGAAACAATCACTAAATTAAATATGAATAGTATTAAGTATCAAACATTAAGTGAAGAGCAGGTTGATCAATTAGCTATAAAAATAGGTTTATTACCATTGGAGTATCGTAATATTCTTTTCTTTCGATATTGTTTTAATAATCCTCCTTCTAAAATAGAAAAGATACTTGAGATAGAAAATGTTATAGGTAAATTACGTTATATACAAAAAATGCTATCTGCTTTTATGGGACTTAAAAATTCATGGATTGATGATAACTCTATGAAAAAAGCTTGTGAAATAGCTCTTATAGAAGAGACAAAAGACTATGATAATACCCTAGCATTACACAAACCTAACTATTCTAAGAGCTTCAGACGGAAACTAAAAGATATTAAGATTTCACAAAAGACTAATAGTATATTCATGAAAATGGTTAAAAGAGTAGCTGCATTTATAATAGTATGTTTTTTAAGTTTTTCTACTGTTTTAGTAGTTAATGCGGAAGTACATGAAAGGTTTTTTGATTGGGTAGTTGTAACATTCCCTAAGTTTAGCATCTTCATACCACAAAATATAAATAAAGATAATATCGATCTAAAGTCATTAAAAATCAATTATGTTCCTATGGATTTTAAATTGGTTAATGTTAATGAAGGAAATAACATGCTTATTTATAATTATGCCACAGAGAATAATCAGAGGCTTGATGTAAAATTCTTTTCATCATCTAGTGGAGTTCAATCATATTATGATACGGAAGATGCAGAAATAGAAGAATTTATTTTTAAAGAATCAAATGCTTATATGTGGCAAACTGATGAAAAGACCAAATTAATATGGTATCAGGATGATGTTGAATGTCATATTTCAG
- a CDS encoding RNA polymerase sigma factor: MIIILFGVITDDEVDFINRIFSKMNVKMYNISFNMLKNKFDAEEAVSQTFLKIIDNIEKISALPCPQIESYCVIILKNETMNIIRKRKKIIYVENVDYFDHNEGDYDIEEEYLEKVNKEQLLSCINRLSDDEKIFIHLRFVNEMRIKDISELLGITEEAAKKRGQRILKKLRLYYEEGDISVRNS; this comes from the coding sequence TTGATAATTATACTATTTGGTGTGATAACAGATGACGAAGTAGATTTTATTAATAGGATTTTTTCAAAAATGAATGTAAAAATGTATAATATTTCTTTTAATATGTTAAAGAATAAATTTGATGCAGAAGAAGCTGTATCACAAACATTTTTAAAGATTATTGACAATATAGAAAAAATATCTGCTTTGCCATGTCCCCAAATAGAATCCTACTGCGTTATAATATTAAAGAATGAAACAATGAATATCATAAGAAAACGTAAGAAAATCATATATGTAGAGAATGTAGATTATTTTGATCACAACGAAGGAGATTATGATATTGAAGAAGAATATTTAGAAAAAGTAAATAAAGAACAATTACTTTCCTGTATTAATAGACTCTCAGATGATGAAAAAATTTTTATTCATCTACGCTTTGTCAATGAAATGAGAATTAAAGATATTTCAGAGCTTTTAGGAATTACTGAAGAAGCTGCAAAAAAACGTGGTCAACGCATTTTAAAAAAACTACGTCTATATTATGAAGAAGGTGATATAAGTGTCCGAAATAGCTAA
- the rlmD gene encoding 23S rRNA (uracil(1939)-C(5))-methyltransferase RlmD, with the protein MARKKKIIEMEIKDNIFSNKSVGEFEGKKIICKGGIKGQRVKVLLGRKKMDYIEGKILEILDKSPIETEIGCPHFGSCGGCTYQRIPYEEELKFKESLVLELFEREGIKDFNYLGIEESPRIEGYRNKMEYTFGDIEKGGPLSLGLHKRGKFYEIVEVTECNIVDKDFVVILKEVLNYFREKGIPHYNKKSHTGILRHLVIRKALSTGEILINLVTSSQGEINLEEFKDLLLGCEKIKGNIVGIFHTINDSLADAIKVDELNLIYGRDYVIEEILGLKFKISPFSFFQTNTFGAEKLYSIVREFVGDEKNNVVFDLYSGTGTIAQILSPVCERVIGIEIVEEAVEMARENAKLNGLDNVEFIAGDVLKEVDNLKETPDLIIIDPPRDGINPKAINKIVDFNPKTFVYVSCNPVTLVRDLKVFMDRGYKIDKMKLMDMFPRTTHVESIILMTYCGLEDK; encoded by the coding sequence ATGGCAAGGAAAAAGAAAATAATTGAAATGGAAATAAAAGATAATATCTTTTCAAATAAATCTGTAGGAGAATTTGAAGGTAAAAAGATCATATGTAAAGGTGGTATAAAAGGGCAAAGAGTTAAGGTTCTCTTAGGCAGAAAGAAGATGGATTATATTGAAGGGAAAATACTTGAGATATTGGACAAATCCCCTATAGAAACGGAAATAGGTTGCCCTCATTTTGGAAGTTGTGGAGGTTGCACTTATCAAAGAATTCCCTATGAAGAGGAATTGAAATTTAAGGAAAGTTTAGTACTTGAACTGTTTGAAAGAGAAGGTATAAAGGATTTTAACTATTTAGGAATAGAAGAAAGTCCCCGTATAGAAGGATATAGAAATAAGATGGAATATACTTTTGGGGATATAGAGAAGGGAGGGCCATTGTCTTTAGGTCTTCATAAAAGGGGAAAATTTTATGAAATTGTGGAGGTTACAGAATGCAATATTGTAGATAAGGATTTTGTAGTCATATTAAAGGAAGTGTTAAATTATTTTAGGGAAAAGGGAATACCTCACTATAATAAAAAAAGTCATACTGGGATATTGAGGCATCTAGTTATTAGAAAAGCTTTATCAACAGGGGAAATACTTATAAATTTAGTAACTAGTTCTCAAGGAGAGATAAATCTAGAGGAATTTAAGGATTTGCTTCTTGGATGTGAGAAGATAAAAGGAAATATTGTAGGAATATTTCATACTATAAATGATAGTTTAGCCGATGCTATTAAAGTAGATGAGTTAAATTTAATATATGGGAGGGATTATGTAATAGAGGAAATATTAGGATTGAAGTTTAAAATATCCCCTTTCTCATTTTTTCAAACTAATACCTTTGGTGCAGAAAAGTTGTATTCCATAGTAAGGGAATTTGTTGGAGATGAAAAGAATAATGTAGTATTCGACTTATACTCTGGTACAGGTACCATAGCCCAGATTTTGTCACCAGTATGTGAAAGGGTAATAGGGATAGAGATTGTTGAAGAAGCTGTAGAGATGGCTCGGGAAAATGCTAAGCTAAATGGTCTTGACAATGTGGAGTTTATTGCAGGAGATGTCTTAAAAGAGGTAGATAATCTAAAGGAGACTCCTGACTTAATAATAATAGACCCACCTAGAGATGGGATTAATCCTAAAGCTATAAACAAGATAGTAGACTTTAATCCTAAAACCTTTGTATATGTATCCTGTAATCCTGTTACATTGGTTAGGGATTTGAAGGTGTTTATGGATAGGGGATATAAAATAGATAAGATGAAGTTAATGGATATGTTCCCGAGAACGACACACGTTGAGAGTATAATTCTGATGACGTATTGTGGTTTGGAGGACAAATAG
- a CDS encoding ABC transporter ATP-binding protein, whose amino-acid sequence MKQLKKMKSFLSISWKASPSYIILLLVNALLESARIVVNIILPKYLIDELLGNKDPQMLLILGSAIVLSNVIFKLIENIMKKQLTIGRIKLEEKMSQIMANKIMNVDFSYLENPYYLDLKERAVFAINNQLALENIIVGITNTIRDLITIISLLIILFSLSWVLVVFLLLTIGLNLWIYSSFANYQQEFFQSIIPINRKYGYYMGLGFQDKPQKDIRLYNMGQMLTQRVIEYNKDLMDEFQVFYNRLGKIEGLYNVINVLQASIAYGYVGLRVISDKFGPNISIGSFTMYVNAAINFSQTTTKLGENITLTFQMLQYLDPFMEFISLPETKEYSGNLKMEDEIKSISFKNVSFKYPGSDKYVLEDISFDIKGGEKISIVGLNGAGKTTLIKLLCRLYEPDSGEIFVNGHNIYDYEYESYMGKIAVIFQDYKLFAFTVGENISCNEGYKEDKKIMDLIEEVGLKEKIDSLPNGLDSLMGKAYDDKGIELSGGESQKIAIARALYKDAPLIILDEPTSALDPLAEAEIYEHFNTLVKGKTAIYISHRMSSSVFCDRILLIEDGKVVDYDSHANLMEKKDSLYYKLFTTQAKNYQLDIA is encoded by the coding sequence TTGAAACAGCTTAAAAAAATGAAATCATTTTTAAGTATTTCTTGGAAGGCTTCCCCTAGTTATATTATACTATTACTAGTAAATGCTTTATTAGAAAGTGCTAGAATTGTTGTAAATATTATATTACCTAAGTATCTAATAGACGAATTATTAGGGAATAAAGATCCTCAAATGCTTTTAATTTTAGGTTCTGCCATTGTTTTATCCAATGTAATTTTCAAACTTATTGAAAATATAATGAAAAAGCAATTGACCATAGGACGAATTAAATTAGAAGAAAAGATGAGTCAAATTATGGCAAATAAGATTATGAATGTGGATTTTTCTTATTTGGAAAACCCATATTATTTGGATTTAAAGGAAAGAGCTGTTTTTGCCATTAATAATCAATTAGCATTGGAAAATATAATTGTAGGAATAACTAATACAATAAGGGATTTAATCACCATAATTAGTTTACTTATAATACTATTTTCATTATCCTGGGTATTGGTAGTATTTTTATTATTAACTATTGGCTTAAACCTTTGGATATACAGTTCCTTTGCCAATTATCAACAAGAATTTTTCCAATCTATAATCCCCATCAATAGAAAATATGGATATTATATGGGGCTTGGTTTTCAGGATAAACCTCAAAAAGATATTCGTCTTTATAATATGGGACAAATGTTAACTCAGAGAGTGATAGAATACAATAAAGATTTAATGGATGAATTTCAAGTTTTTTATAATAGATTAGGAAAGATAGAAGGATTATATAATGTAATCAATGTTTTACAAGCAAGTATCGCCTATGGATATGTGGGACTTAGGGTTATTAGTGATAAATTTGGACCCAATATTAGCATTGGTTCTTTTACTATGTATGTAAATGCAGCAATTAACTTTTCTCAAACTACTACAAAATTAGGAGAGAATATAACATTAACTTTTCAAATGTTACAATATTTAGATCCATTTATGGAGTTTATATCTCTTCCTGAAACCAAGGAATATAGTGGGAATTTAAAAATGGAAGATGAAATTAAATCCATATCCTTTAAAAATGTTTCCTTTAAATATCCAGGTAGCGATAAATATGTATTAGAGGATATTTCCTTTGATATCAAGGGGGGAGAGAAAATTTCTATTGTAGGATTAAATGGGGCAGGTAAAACTACATTGATTAAACTATTGTGTCGTCTTTATGAACCAGATTCTGGAGAAATATTTGTAAATGGACACAATATATATGATTATGAATATGAGTCCTATATGGGAAAAATAGCTGTAATATTTCAAGATTATAAACTTTTTGCATTTACTGTTGGAGAAAATATTAGTTGTAATGAGGGATATAAAGAAGATAAAAAAATAATGGATTTAATAGAAGAAGTAGGATTGAAAGAAAAAATTGATTCTTTACCCAATGGGCTAGATTCCCTTATGGGAAAGGCTTATGACGATAAGGGTATAGAGTTATCTGGTGGAGAAAGTCAAAAGATTGCAATAGCTCGTGCACTATACAAAGATGCTCCTTTAATTATTTTAGATGAACCTACATCTGCATTAGATCCTTTAGCAGAAGCGGAGATATATGAACATTTTAATACTTTGGTAAAGGGTAAAACTGCCATATATATTTCTCACCGTATGTCTAGTAGCGTATTTTGTGATAGGATTTTACTTATTGAAGATGGCAAGGTAGTAGATTATGATAGTCATGCTAATTTAATGGAGAAAAAGGATAGTCTATATTATAAATTATTTACTACTCAAGCGAAGAACTATCAACTAGATATAGCGTAA
- a CDS encoding ABC transporter ATP-binding protein: protein MEKQIKYPFCKTINRLIKNVNEKNPKLYIYFFIYTIAAIIYPFFSILLPKLLIEQFSLGSMISLKNILRIILSFFILSSIVGFIETYIKSSCYTKITALRLDYLKDQFQKLVEMDYKYVEDASFYETYDRALEANNSNDNGVEGVYHKLFTTPAVFITSILFSIWIGRVSIWILLSLILNVVANLWIQRKVNEYEYSMKKELSRQNRRKRYYYETTHDFSFGKEIRLYNLKNRVLENYNKEIQKYIDLNKLIKKKEFALGFLGLFTLFINQAALYGILIWKVVHGMSIADFSMYLALILQLSLLLNTLIEDISFIYRESLYVHDFFKFLDTDLGEIGGEKKAIEKDTLEIEFKNVSFKYPKTDNYIFENLNFKIPKGQRLAIVGLNGAGKSTLVKLMTGLYDVDEGEILINGIPIKDFNKKELYSMFSVVFQDVNILAYTLAENVACASENIDKDRVYEVLDKVGLKNKVASFPKGLDQMMLKIIDENGTELSGGESQKLAIARALYKDGNMVIMDEPTSALDALAEAEIYKDFSELVENKTSIYISHRLSSTKFCDAIALFDKRGLIEYGTHEELMEKRGEYYKMFTIQGKYYQEGGEIIETA, encoded by the coding sequence ATGGAAAAACAGATAAAATATCCATTTTGTAAAACCATAAATAGATTGATTAAAAATGTAAATGAAAAAAATCCTAAATTATATATTTACTTTTTTATCTATACTATAGCTGCTATTATATACCCATTTTTTTCTATTCTTCTGCCTAAATTGTTAATAGAACAATTTAGTTTAGGAAGTATGATAAGCTTAAAAAATATCCTCCGTATAATTTTAAGTTTCTTTATTCTTAGTAGTATAGTAGGATTTATTGAAACTTATATAAAAAGTTCTTGTTATACTAAAATTACAGCTTTAAGACTAGATTATTTAAAGGATCAATTTCAAAAATTAGTGGAAATGGATTATAAATATGTAGAAGATGCTAGTTTTTATGAAACCTATGATAGAGCATTGGAGGCCAATAATAGTAACGATAATGGTGTAGAGGGAGTTTATCATAAATTATTTACAACACCAGCAGTATTTATAACCTCCATATTGTTTTCCATTTGGATTGGTAGGGTTAGTATTTGGATTTTACTATCATTAATTTTAAACGTAGTAGCTAATCTATGGATTCAAAGAAAAGTAAATGAATATGAATATAGCATGAAAAAAGAATTATCTCGTCAAAACAGGAGGAAGAGATATTATTATGAAACTACCCATGATTTTAGCTTTGGAAAGGAAATTCGGCTATATAATCTAAAGAATAGGGTTTTAGAAAACTACAATAAAGAAATTCAAAAATATATAGATTTAAATAAATTAATTAAAAAAAAGGAGTTTGCTTTAGGATTTTTAGGACTATTTACTTTATTCATAAACCAAGCTGCACTGTATGGCATATTGATATGGAAAGTAGTCCATGGTATGAGTATTGCAGATTTTTCTATGTACTTAGCATTAATACTTCAACTTTCCCTTTTATTAAATACTCTAATAGAAGATATATCCTTCATATATCGTGAATCCCTATATGTACATGATTTCTTTAAATTTTTGGATACTGATTTAGGAGAAATTGGTGGAGAAAAAAAGGCTATTGAAAAGGACACACTGGAAATTGAATTTAAAAATGTTAGCTTTAAATACCCTAAAACAGATAATTATATATTTGAAAATTTAAATTTTAAAATACCTAAAGGTCAAAGACTAGCCATTGTAGGTTTAAATGGGGCTGGAAAATCTACTTTAGTGAAACTTATGACAGGATTATATGATGTAGATGAAGGAGAAATTTTAATTAATGGTATTCCCATTAAAGATTTCAATAAAAAAGAACTTTACTCTATGTTTTCTGTAGTATTTCAAGATGTGAATATTTTAGCCTATACTTTGGCAGAAAATGTAGCCTGTGCATCCGAAAATATAGACAAGGATAGAGTATATGAAGTTTTAGATAAAGTTGGACTTAAAAACAAAGTAGCTTCTTTCCCTAAGGGTCTAGATCAAATGATGCTAAAGATCATAGATGAAAATGGAACAGAATTATCTGGTGGAGAAAGTCAAAAGCTAGCCATAGCACGTGCATTATATAAAGATGGAAATATGGTAATAATGGATGAACCTACCTCTGCATTAGATGCATTGGCTGAAGCAGAAATATATAAAGATTTTAGTGAATTAGTAGAGAACAAAACCTCCATATATATATCTCATCGTCTATCTAGTACTAAATTTTGTGATGCCATAGCTTTATTTGATAAAAGGGGTTTGATAGAATACGGTACCCATGAAGAACTTATGGAAAAACGAGGGGAATATTATAAGATGTTTACTATTCAAGGGAAATATTATCAAGAAGGAGGAGAAATAATTGAAACAGCTTAA
- a CDS encoding ArsR/SmtB family transcription factor gives MGIGYDIISSPNWPLEVVNFLLEIKMEREKEVIKNHKSFGKTEEEMLQFFKPYLDYKEVLKKEILPIYKEYPKLEIVFRLDDEDNTHDQPDLVRYTTKIEDEKYRRPLTDEEASKIVEDAILDVLRTSFVELEDNAKIRSLSHLIELLESVEKTAEQKLQIISLYENRCEFMREFQEFIERAIPIFKAHYPIISKDVNMALKKLEQMEDLKSTLWKIFSTKPIDAEEIIIRIGIFSFNQLSAEYDENILEYTVGIYFFLLDELKEKYGTQLDALVTDLKAIADNTRLNIMYSLAKEPMYIQQLAEELNLTPATISHHIDVLLKSELISITMDVEKSKKIYYEVNKEKLKTLARNIESIGERSNMDGKTDKISIL, from the coding sequence ATGGGCATAGGGTATGACATTATTAGTTCTCCTAATTGGCCTTTAGAAGTGGTAAATTTTCTATTGGAAATTAAAATGGAACGGGAAAAGGAGGTTATAAAAAATCATAAATCCTTTGGGAAAACAGAGGAAGAAATGCTACAGTTTTTTAAACCTTATTTAGACTATAAGGAAGTATTAAAAAAAGAAATATTACCTATTTATAAAGAATATCCAAAACTAGAAATTGTTTTTAGATTAGATGATGAAGATAATACCCATGATCAGCCAGATTTAGTTCGTTATACTACCAAGATAGAGGATGAAAAATATAGAAGACCTCTAACTGATGAAGAAGCAAGCAAAATTGTAGAAGATGCTATATTGGATGTGCTTCGAACTTCTTTTGTAGAATTAGAAGATAATGCGAAAATAAGATCTTTGTCCCATCTTATAGAACTTCTGGAGAGTGTAGAAAAAACAGCAGAACAAAAATTACAGATTATTTCTCTTTATGAAAATAGATGTGAATTTATGAGAGAATTTCAGGAATTTATCGAAAGAGCTATACCTATATTTAAAGCTCATTACCCTATTATATCTAAGGATGTTAATATGGCTTTAAAAAAATTAGAACAAATGGAAGATTTAAAATCTACACTATGGAAAATATTTTCTACAAAACCAATAGATGCAGAAGAAATTATTATTAGAATAGGTATTTTTTCTTTTAATCAATTATCTGCTGAATATGATGAAAATATTTTAGAATATACTGTTGGGATTTATTTCTTTTTACTTGATGAATTAAAAGAAAAATATGGAACTCAATTAGATGCTTTAGTTACAGATTTAAAAGCAATAGCTGATAATACTAGATTAAATATTATGTATAGCTTAGCAAAAGAGCCTATGTATATTCAACAATTAGCAGAAGAATTAAATTTAACTCCAGCAACTATATCCCATCATATAGACGTTTTACTTAAAAGTGAATTAATATCTATTACCATGGATGTAGAGAAAAGTAAAAAAATTTATTATGAAGTTAACAAAGAAAAATTAAAAACTTTAGCTAGAAATATTGAATCCATAGGGGAAAGGAGTAATATGGATGGAAAAACAGATAAAATATCCATTTTGTAA